One genomic segment of Fusobacterium mortiferum ATCC 9817 includes these proteins:
- the deoD gene encoding purine-nucleoside phosphorylase — MTPHNNAKIGEIAKNVLMPGDPLRAKFIAETFLKNIKQVNSVRNMLAYTGTYKGKEITVMASGMGMPSIGIYSYELFKVYGVENIVRVGSAGAYVDKLDVYDVVLAESAWSQSTFAHTQNGYESDTTYPDKELNEKIIATAKKLGIPLHVEKIHSSDVFYTEPNVDSYKEHFAKHGCTCVEMESFALFHNAKVLGKKAACLLTISDSFTSHKVTTPEERQTAFTKMMEIALETFID; from the coding sequence ATGACACCACATAATAATGCTAAAATCGGAGAAATTGCAAAAAATGTTTTAATGCCTGGAGATCCTTTAAGAGCAAAATTTATAGCTGAAACATTTTTAAAAAATATAAAACAAGTTAACTCTGTTAGAAATATGCTTGCCTATACTGGAACATATAAAGGAAAGGAAATTACTGTTATGGCTTCTGGAATGGGAATGCCATCAATAGGAATATACTCTTATGAGTTATTTAAAGTATATGGAGTAGAAAATATTGTACGTGTTGGTTCAGCTGGAGCATATGTTGATAAGTTAGATGTATACGATGTTGTCTTAGCTGAATCAGCTTGGAGTCAATCAACTTTTGCTCATACTCAAAATGGATATGAAAGTGATACTACATACCCAGATAAAGAATTAAATGAAAAAATTATAGCAACTGCTAAAAAATTAGGTATTCCTTTACATGTTGAAAAAATTCATTCAAGTGATGTATTCTATACAGAGCCAAATGTAGATAGCTATAAAGAGCATTTTGCAAAACATGGTTGTACATGTGTAGAGATGGAGAGCTTTGCTCTATTCCATAATGCTAAAGTTTTAGGTAAAAAAGCAGCTTGTCTCTTAACTATATCTGATTCTTTCACTTCTCATAAAGTTACAACTCCTGAAGAAAGACAAACTGCTTTCACTAAGATGATGGAAATAGCTCTAGAAACTTTTATTGACTAA
- the cdd gene encoding cytidine deaminase has product MQKIFEQYKDILDRAFEVMEKAYAPYSKYHVGACVKTKDGKYHVGANIENASYGLTNCAERSALFHVYSLGYRQDDIESMALVTRGNTLGSPCGACRQVMVELLKKDTPIIIANTNSQAMITNIVELLPFSFTSDDLK; this is encoded by the coding sequence ATGCAAAAAATATTTGAACAATATAAAGATATTCTAGATAGAGCTTTTGAGGTAATGGAAAAAGCTTATGCACCTTATTCAAAATACCATGTTGGAGCTTGTGTAAAAACTAAAGATGGAAAATATCATGTTGGAGCTAATATAGAAAACGCTTCTTATGGGCTTACTAATTGTGCTGAAAGAAGTGCTCTATTTCATGTATATTCTTTAGGGTATAGACAAGATGACATTGAATCTATGGCTCTAGTAACTAGAGGGAACACTTTAGGAAGTCCTTGCGGAGCATGTAGACAAGTTATGGTTGAGCTTTTAAAAAAGGATACCCCTATAATTATTGCTAATACAAATTCTCAAGCTATGATCACAAATATTGTTGAACTTTTACCTTTTTCTTTTACAAGTGATGATTTAAAATAA
- a CDS encoding NupC/NupG family nucleoside CNT transporter, with protein MKGIIILIGIVLLLGLLYLISSHKKEVKISIVVKALIVQFILAFLLVKFPFGRIVVSKLSDVVTKILSYGFNGLSFVFGSLADPSQATGFIFIIGALGNIIFLSALVAALFYLGILGAIVKVIGKVVGKILGTTQVESFVAVANMFLGQTESPILVSKYLGNMTQSEIMVVLVSGMGSMSATIIGGYTALGIPMEYLLTASALVPFGSIAISKILLPETEHAKVIENVSMDRKEHHENIISAVTEGAVNGIQAVIAIAASLVAFISIVSLVNGILGVAGLSLEKIFAYIFSPFGFFMGLEGENILYAGELLGFKLVLNEFVAFQNLGQHLASLDYRTGLMLSIAMAGFANVSSMGICISGISILCPDKRPVLARLAFKAMIGGFAVSILSAMIVGFITII; from the coding sequence ATGAAAGGGATAATAATTTTAATTGGTATAGTTTTACTATTAGGTCTATTGTATCTTATATCTTCACACAAAAAGGAAGTAAAAATTTCTATTGTTGTAAAAGCTTTAATTGTTCAATTTATTCTAGCTTTTCTTCTAGTAAAGTTTCCTTTTGGAAGAATTGTAGTATCTAAGCTTTCTGATGTAGTTACAAAAATTCTTAGTTATGGATTTAATGGATTATCATTTGTATTTGGTAGTTTAGCAGACCCTAGTCAAGCTACTGGTTTCATATTTATAATAGGTGCTCTTGGAAACATAATATTCCTATCAGCTCTAGTAGCTGCTCTTTTCTATCTTGGAATATTAGGAGCTATTGTTAAAGTTATTGGTAAAGTAGTAGGGAAAATCTTAGGAACTACTCAAGTTGAAAGCTTTGTTGCTGTTGCTAATATGTTTTTAGGACAAACTGAAAGTCCTATTCTTGTTAGTAAATACTTAGGAAATATGACTCAAAGTGAAATAATGGTAGTTTTAGTTTCTGGAATGGGAAGTATGTCTGCTACAATAATTGGAGGATATACTGCTTTAGGTATTCCTATGGAGTATCTACTTACAGCTTCAGCTCTTGTTCCTTTTGGAAGTATTGCTATCTCAAAAATTCTTTTACCTGAAACAGAGCATGCTAAAGTAATTGAAAATGTAAGTATGGATAGAAAAGAACATCATGAAAATATTATATCAGCTGTTACAGAAGGAGCTGTAAACGGTATCCAAGCTGTTATTGCCATTGCTGCTTCTCTTGTAGCATTTATCTCTATTGTTTCTCTTGTAAATGGTATATTAGGAGTTGCTGGATTAAGCCTTGAGAAAATTTTCGCATATATATTCTCTCCATTTGGTTTCTTTATGGGATTAGAAGGTGAAAATATCTTGTATGCTGGAGAATTACTTGGATTTAAATTAGTTTTAAATGAATTTGTTGCTTTTCAAAATTTAGGTCAACACCTTGCTTCTTTAGATTATAGAACAGGACTTATGTTAAGTATTGCTATGGCTGGGTTTGCTAATGTTTCTAGTATGGGAATTTGTATTTCTGGAATATCTATACTTTGTCCTGACAAAAGACCTGTACTTGCTAGACTTGCTTTCAAAGCTATGATAGGTGGTTTTGCTGTAAGTATTTTAAGTGCTATGATTGTTGGATTTATCACAATTATATAA
- the udp gene encoding uridine phosphorylase, translating to MKYAEEGLQYHIGLRKGDVGKYVILPGDPKRCEKIARHFDDAKLIADSREYVTYTGYLDGVKVSVTSTGIGGPSASIALEELVRVGADTFLRVGTCGGMQTDIMGGDLVIATGAIRMEGTSKEYAPIEFPAVANLEITNALVQAAKDLNKKYHVGIVQCKDAFYGQHEPETKPVDYELVNKWNAWVRLGCKASEMESAALFVVGDYLRVRVGSSFLVVANQEREKLGLENPVVHDTEAAIEVTVQAIRNLIKQDKESGLL from the coding sequence ATGAAATATGCTGAAGAAGGATTACAATATCATATTGGATTAAGAAAGGGAGATGTAGGTAAATATGTAATTTTACCTGGGGATCCTAAACGTTGTGAGAAAATAGCAAGACATTTTGATGATGCTAAACTTATTGCAGATAGTAGAGAATATGTTACATATACTGGTTATTTAGACGGTGTTAAAGTAAGTGTTACTTCTACTGGAATTGGAGGTCCATCTGCTTCTATAGCTCTTGAAGAGTTAGTAAGAGTTGGAGCTGATACTTTCTTAAGAGTTGGAACTTGCGGTGGTATGCAAACAGATATAATGGGAGGCGATTTAGTCATTGCTACTGGAGCCATTCGTATGGAAGGAACTAGTAAAGAATATGCACCTATAGAATTTCCTGCTGTTGCTAATCTCGAAATTACTAATGCACTTGTTCAAGCTGCTAAAGATTTAAATAAAAAATATCATGTTGGAATTGTTCAATGTAAGGATGCTTTTTATGGACAACATGAGCCTGAAACAAAACCCGTAGATTATGAACTAGTGAACAAATGGAATGCTTGGGTGCGTCTAGGATGTAAAGCTTCTGAAATGGAATCTGCTGCTTTATTTGTTGTTGGAGATTATTTAAGAGTTCGTGTAGGTTCATCTTTTTTAGTTGTTGCTAACCAAGAAAGAGAAAAATTAGGACTAGAAAACCCCGTTGTTCATGATACAGAGGCTGCTATTGAAGTTACAGTTCAAGCTATTCGTAACTTAATTAAACAAGATAAAGAATCTGGTCTTTTATAA
- a CDS encoding MipA/OmpV family protein — translation MKNKLAILGALVVLAQGALAGNIGIGYGVTTPIYHNDKNDYVLPIVDLEYEKFFLKGGSTYGLSLGYKVIEEDNYVLSLYGMPFGGYEVKNSDMKSGYKGIDDRDTHLMGGVELAYYPGFYELETKVAAEYGEEGGHFNFSISRPYQVTSNLTLVPAINYVYYDSNFVDYYFGIDSNEVNGDKITKTYSGEAAYRIGIGILGNYRINDAVSLMGFTGVTKLSKEISNSPIVDNDVIYIFGTGVIYTF, via the coding sequence ATGAAAAATAAATTAGCTATATTAGGAGCTTTAGTTGTCTTAGCTCAAGGAGCATTAGCTGGGAATATAGGGATAGGATATGGTGTCACTACACCAATATATCATAATGATAAGAATGACTATGTTTTACCAATAGTAGATTTAGAGTATGAAAAGTTTTTTCTAAAAGGTGGAAGTACTTATGGATTATCATTGGGATATAAAGTTATCGAAGAAGATAACTATGTGCTATCTCTTTATGGAATGCCATTTGGTGGATATGAAGTAAAAAATAGTGATATGAAATCAGGGTATAAAGGAATTGATGATAGAGATACTCATCTTATGGGAGGAGTAGAATTAGCTTATTACCCAGGATTTTATGAGCTAGAAACAAAAGTGGCTGCTGAGTATGGAGAAGAGGGAGGACATTTTAATTTTAGTATCAGTAGACCTTATCAAGTTACATCTAATTTAACATTAGTTCCTGCAATAAATTATGTATATTATGATTCTAACTTTGTAGATTATTATTTTGGAATTGATTCTAATGAGGTCAATGGTGATAAAATAACAAAAACATATAGTGGAGAAGCAGCATATAGAATAGGGATAGGAATTTTAGGAAATTATAGAATAAATGATGCAGTTTCTTTAATGGGATTTACAGGAGTTACAAAGTTATCTAAGGAGATTTCTAATTCTCCAATAGTTGATAATGATGTAATTTATATTTTTGGTACAGGAGTAATTTATACATTCTAA
- a CDS encoding tetratricopeptide repeat protein: protein MDKNILKAEIFNQLEMEDLLKKEESVRMTLLMNPNDIDMLSELAILLYHKGDYSSAIKIYKKVVDYKEDKAESFAFLGHLYYENEEYLKAIRYFEKALDINPDVAFVHFLLGNAYSRAGKIMEAITSYDFAIFLDLDIYKAHIDFAEKYEKMGLLDRALKEYVIAYEIDPREKNIGEKIKKLKEKLEVKVV, encoded by the coding sequence TTGGACAAAAATATTTTAAAAGCAGAAATTTTTAATCAACTTGAGATGGAAGATTTATTAAAAAAAGAAGAGAGTGTAAGAATGACTCTTCTAATGAATCCTAATGATATAGATATGTTGAGTGAATTAGCTATTTTATTATATCATAAAGGAGATTATTCAAGTGCAATAAAGATATATAAAAAAGTTGTAGATTACAAAGAAGATAAAGCAGAAAGTTTCGCCTTTTTAGGTCATCTTTATTATGAAAATGAAGAGTATTTAAAAGCTATTAGATATTTTGAAAAAGCTTTGGATATTAATCCAGATGTAGCATTTGTACATTTTTTATTAGGAAATGCTTATTCAAGAGCTGGGAAAATAATGGAAGCAATTACAAGTTATGATTTTGCAATATTTTTAGATTTAGATATCTACAAAGCTCATATAGATTTTGCTGAAAAATATGAAAAAATGGGGTTGTTAGATAGAGCTTTAAAAGAGTATGTAATTGCTTATGAGATAGACCCACGTGAAAAAAATATAGGGGAGAAGATAAAAAAATTAAAAGAAAAGCTTGAAGTAAAAGTTGTTTAG
- a CDS encoding J domain-containing protein: MIYSVSMTLILVLFLVIGITFGFNRAVGMLPVLFIIFLLVAFFGWFIFNFFWLILLIIFINYLRNRNQPKRTRRTYYYRYNGTNTKDFEDFFRQAGGNYGGQQQGGYYNNNPFGYAEDKSKYYEILGVNKNASKDDIKKAYRDLVKQHHPDKFTNANDSEKEYHENKLKEINEAYEKLSKDFT, from the coding sequence ATGATTTATAGTGTTTCAATGACATTGATATTAGTATTGTTTTTGGTTATAGGAATTACTTTTGGATTTAATAGAGCAGTTGGAATGCTTCCTGTGCTATTTATAATATTTTTATTAGTGGCATTTTTTGGATGGTTTATTTTTAATTTTTTTTGGCTGATTCTTTTGATAATTTTCATTAATTATTTAAGAAATAGGAATCAACCTAAAAGGACAAGAAGAACTTATTATTATAGATATAATGGAACTAATACAAAAGATTTTGAAGATTTTTTCCGTCAAGCAGGAGGAAATTATGGTGGACAGCAACAGGGAGGATACTACAATAATAATCCTTTTGGCTATGCAGAGGATAAAAGTAAATATTATGAGATTCTTGGTGTAAATAAAAATGCTAGTAAAGATGATATAAAGAAAGCTTATAGAGACTTAGTAAAGCAGCATCATCCAGATAAATTTACTAATGCAAATGATTCTGAAAAAGAATACCATGAAAATAAATTAAAAGAGATAAATGAAGCATATGAAAAACTTTCAAAAGATTTTACTTAA
- the glmU gene encoding bifunctional UDP-N-acetylglucosamine diphosphorylase/glucosamine-1-phosphate N-acetyltransferase GlmU — protein MKLKTLILAAGKGTRMKSEMPKVIHKVNGIPMISKIIDVLSGLSPEENILILGHKKDEVLKVVGENCDYVLQTEQLGTGHAVIQAKEKLQNYDGDVMILCGDTPLLKESTLKSLYQYHKESGAVTTILTSIYENPFGYGRIVKEDGFVKAIVEEKEASEEIKKIKEVNAGVYCFNSKELFKALDKINNNNEKGEYYLTDVIGIQVLENKKVQSFVLEDNMEILGVNSKVELAQAGKVLRDRKNRELMEEGVILIDPENTYVEDNVKIGKDTILYPGVFLQGKTTIGERCEIIGNTRIIDSTLGNDIRVESSVIEESILEDKVTMGPFAHLRPKAHLKEKVHIGNFVEVKKSTLEKGVKAGHLTYLGDAQVGENTNIGAGTITCNYDGVNKFKTVIGKEVFIGSDTMLVAPVNIGEKALVGAGSVITKDVPNNSLAVSRSKQIIKTDWRK, from the coding sequence ATGAAACTAAAAACATTGATTCTGGCAGCAGGAAAAGGTACTAGAATGAAGTCAGAAATGCCAAAGGTCATCCATAAAGTAAATGGAATACCAATGATATCTAAAATAATAGATGTTTTATCTGGATTAAGTCCAGAGGAAAATATATTGATTTTAGGACATAAGAAAGATGAAGTTTTAAAAGTAGTTGGAGAAAATTGTGATTATGTTTTACAAACTGAACAATTAGGAACAGGACATGCTGTGATTCAAGCTAAAGAAAAACTTCAAAATTATGATGGGGATGTAATGATACTATGTGGAGATACTCCATTACTTAAAGAGAGTACATTAAAATCTCTATATCAGTATCATAAAGAAAGTGGTGCTGTAACTACAATACTTACTTCTATTTATGAAAATCCATTTGGGTATGGAAGAATAGTAAAAGAAGATGGGTTTGTAAAAGCTATTGTTGAAGAAAAAGAAGCTAGTGAAGAAATTAAAAAGATAAAGGAAGTAAATGCAGGAGTATACTGTTTTAACTCAAAAGAACTTTTTAAGGCCTTAGATAAAATAAATAATAATAATGAAAAAGGAGAATACTATCTTACTGATGTAATAGGTATTCAAGTTTTAGAAAATAAAAAAGTTCAAAGTTTTGTACTAGAAGATAACATGGAAATTTTAGGTGTTAACTCTAAAGTAGAACTTGCTCAAGCAGGAAAAGTTTTAAGAGATAGAAAAAATAGAGAACTTATGGAAGAGGGAGTTATTCTTATAGATCCAGAAAATACATATGTAGAAGATAATGTAAAAATAGGAAAAGACACAATACTTTATCCAGGAGTGTTTTTACAAGGTAAAACTACAATTGGAGAAAGATGCGAAATCATAGGAAATACTAGAATTATAGATAGCACATTAGGGAATGATATTAGAGTAGAAAGTTCAGTAATAGAAGAGAGTATTTTAGAAGATAAAGTTACTATGGGACCATTTGCTCATTTAAGACCTAAAGCTCATCTAAAAGAAAAAGTACATATTGGAAATTTCGTAGAAGTAAAAAAATCTACCCTTGAAAAGGGAGTAAAAGCAGGGCATCTTACATATTTGGGAGATGCACAAGTTGGAGAGAACACAAATATTGGTGCTGGAACAATTACTTGTAACTATGATGGTGTAAACAAATTTAAAACTGTAATAGGTAAAGAGGTATTTATAGGAAGTGATACTATGCTTGTAGCTCCAGTAAATATAGGAGAAAAAGCTCTTGTAGGTGCTGGGTCTGTAATTACAAAAGATGTTCCTAATAACTCATTAGCTGTATCAAGAAGTAAACAAATTATTAAAACCGACTGGAGGAAATAA
- a CDS encoding ribose-phosphate diphosphokinase — protein sequence MINSENVKIFAGTSNRDLAKKIAEKYGLPLGKADVVRFKDGEVFVKIDETVRGRDVFVVQSTSEPVNENLMELLIFVDALKRASAKSINVIIPYYGYARQDRKSNPREPITSKLVANLLTKSGATRIIAMDLHADQIQGFFDIPVDHMQALPLMVRYFMKKGLYGDDVVVVSPDIGGVKRARKLAEWLDCKIAIIDKRRPKPNMSEVMNLIGEVQGKTAIFIDDMIDTAGTITNGAAAIIERGAKEAYACCTHAVFSDPAIERLAASPLKEVIITDSIALPERKKLDKITVLSVDEIFAEAIRRIVNNQSVSELFEKKLIMEN from the coding sequence ATGATTAATTCAGAAAATGTAAAAATTTTCGCAGGAACTTCAAACAGAGACTTAGCTAAAAAGATAGCTGAGAAATATGGGCTGCCTTTAGGAAAAGCAGACGTAGTAAGATTTAAAGATGGAGAGGTATTCGTTAAAATTGACGAAACAGTAAGAGGAAGAGATGTATTTGTAGTACAATCAACTTCTGAACCTGTAAATGAAAACTTAATGGAATTGTTAATTTTCGTAGATGCATTAAAAAGAGCATCAGCTAAAAGTATCAATGTAATTATTCCTTACTATGGATATGCTAGACAAGATAGAAAATCTAACCCAAGAGAACCAATTACATCTAAATTAGTAGCTAATCTGCTTACAAAATCAGGTGCTACTAGAATAATTGCTATGGATTTACATGCTGATCAAATTCAAGGATTCTTTGATATCCCAGTTGACCACATGCAAGCATTACCATTAATGGTAAGATACTTTATGAAAAAAGGATTATATGGAGATGATGTAGTAGTAGTTTCTCCAGATATCGGTGGAGTAAAGAGAGCTAGAAAATTAGCTGAATGGCTAGACTGTAAAATAGCTATTATTGATAAAAGAAGACCAAAACCAAATATGTCAGAAGTAATGAACTTAATTGGAGAAGTTCAAGGAAAGACTGCTATATTTATAGACGACATGATAGATACAGCTGGAACTATTACAAATGGTGCTGCTGCTATTATAGAAAGAGGAGCTAAGGAGGCTTATGCATGTTGTACACACGCTGTATTCTCTGATCCAGCAATCGAAAGACTTGCTGCTTCTCCTTTAAAAGAGGTTATTATAACTGATTCAATAGCATTACCTGAAAGAAAAAAATTAGATAAGATAACTGTATTATCAGTAGATGAAATATTTGCTGAAGCAATTAGAAGAATTGTAAATAATCAATCAGTATCTGAGTTATTTGAGAAAAAATTAATAATGGAAAACTAA
- a CDS encoding L-threonylcarbamoyladenylate synthase has translation MKKIYNLQNIDFLEIEKSLKAGELIIYPTDTVYGIGGVISSEETIKNIYKAKERSFKSPLIVLVSDVKKIEEVAYVEEKNREAIEKLIAKFWPGGLTIILKKKEWIPNIMTADGDTVGVRMPALNIAQKIIKAAGGLLPTTSANISGEKTPRAYDELSDTFKERVDIIVDGGKSPLGTESTIIDMTDKPKILRLGAISIEDIEKVIGKI, from the coding sequence ATGAAAAAAATATATAATTTACAAAATATTGATTTTTTAGAGATAGAAAAGTCACTAAAAGCTGGAGAATTGATAATATATCCAACTGATACTGTATATGGTATAGGTGGAGTAATTTCATCTGAAGAGACAATAAAAAATATATATAAGGCAAAAGAGAGAAGTTTTAAGTCACCTCTTATAGTATTAGTAAGTGATGTAAAAAAGATTGAAGAAGTAGCTTATGTAGAAGAAAAAAATAGAGAAGCTATTGAAAAGTTAATAGCAAAGTTTTGGCCTGGAGGGCTTACAATTATTTTAAAAAAGAAAGAATGGATTCCAAATATTATGACAGCTGATGGAGATACTGTAGGAGTAAGAATGCCAGCTTTGAATATCGCACAAAAAATAATAAAAGCTGCAGGTGGGTTACTTCCTACAACAAGTGCTAATATTTCTGGAGAAAAGACACCTAGAGCTTATGATGAGTTATCAGATACTTTTAAAGAGAGAGTAGATATTATTGTAGATGGAGGAAAATCTCCATTAGGAACAGAATCTACCATAATAGATATGACTGATAAGCCAAAAATATTGAGATTAGGAGCAATTTCAATTGAAGATATAGAAAAAGTAATTGGAAAAATATAG
- a CDS encoding MurR/RpiR family transcriptional regulator, whose amino-acid sequence MLDIDYIVKKHRLNSLEKDILTSIQEKILKQEKISIREVAKINYTSTSVIYNCIKKIGFNSFTDLIFYIKNSKTEVDIDDNLTLPIKILTSNPDSLIMFLSVGIANNITSYMNERITLIGRRSIANTHLQLLNKNLTNDTVLIVVSESGETDSLLDMIKEANSNNIPIISFVGKNNSSIAKLSTFSFEIEKGIFFAEVINSFEKLLSKI is encoded by the coding sequence ATAGATTATATAGTTAAAAAACATAGACTTAACAGTTTAGAAAAAGATATCTTAACCTCTATCCAAGAAAAAATTTTAAAGCAAGAAAAAATTTCTATTCGAGAGGTAGCTAAAATCAATTATACTTCTACATCTGTAATTTATAACTGTATAAAAAAAATTGGTTTCAATAGTTTTACAGATTTAATTTTTTATATAAAAAATTCTAAAACTGAAGTTGATATAGATGATAACCTAACTCTTCCTATAAAAATTTTAACTTCCAATCCTGATTCCTTGATTATGTTTTTATCTGTTGGAATTGCTAATAATATTACCTCATATATGAATGAGAGAATAACTCTTATAGGTAGACGTTCAATAGCCAATACCCATCTCCAACTTTTAAATAAAAATCTGACAAATGATACTGTTCTTATTGTAGTTTCTGAATCTGGAGAAACAGATTCATTACTAGATATGATAAAAGAAGCTAATTCCAATAATATTCCTATAATAAGTTTTGTAGGTAAGAATAACTCTTCTATTGCAAAACTTTCAACCTTTTCTTTTGAAATTGAAAAAGGAATATTTTTTGCCGAAGTAATCAACTCTTTTGAAAAGTTATTATCTAAAATATAA